A portion of the Sulfurospirillum diekertiae genome contains these proteins:
- the kdpA gene encoding potassium-transporting ATPase subunit KdpA: MVADITLFIGFLILLIGAAKAYSGFFTKVLVGEKNVLTLILAPVENSLYRLCGINPQLEMNWKKYALALMLFNGAGIVLVLVVLLSQHLLPLNPQGLPALPFELAFNTAVSFVTNTNWQNYSGESTMSYFSQMFVLSVQNFLSASTGIAVAVAFMRGIISKESESIGNFWADMVRVTLYVLLPLSLVYALFLISQGVIQNFAPYVSAVTLEGAHQSIPMGPVASQEAIKMLGTNGGGFFNANSAHPFENPTPLSNFVQVFSILFLPISLLFVYGKMSQKSGEGRSILIAMVVLFVLMLGSHYVSEKFGNPEISGIVGESAMEGKEVRFGIASTSLFSVATTAASCGAVNGMHDSLTPLAGMVTMVQMMLGEIVIGGVGAGFYGMMAYVILSVFIAGLMIGRTPEYMGKKIEAKEMTYTVIAVLLPGLCILLFTGLSLLIPDATSSISNPGPHGLSQVLYAFSSASANNGSAFAGLSGNTLYYNYALALCMFVGRFGVIIPMLAIAGSLARKKVVPFGKGTLNTQSALFITLLVATIVLTGALTFFPSLALGPVIEHLMMLEHISF; the protein is encoded by the coding sequence ATGGTTGCAGATATAACCCTTTTTATAGGCTTTTTAATTTTGCTCATAGGAGCGGCGAAAGCATACAGTGGGTTTTTTACCAAAGTGTTGGTGGGTGAGAAAAACGTTTTAACACTTATTCTTGCACCGGTAGAAAATAGTCTTTATCGCTTGTGTGGCATCAATCCTCAGCTTGAGATGAACTGGAAAAAGTACGCTTTGGCACTGATGCTCTTTAATGGTGCGGGCATCGTACTTGTGTTGGTGGTGCTTTTGTCACAACATCTTTTGCCACTCAATCCACAAGGCTTACCCGCTTTGCCCTTCGAGTTAGCCTTTAATACGGCAGTGAGTTTTGTGACCAATACCAACTGGCAAAATTACAGTGGTGAGAGTACGATGAGCTATTTCTCTCAAATGTTTGTCTTAAGCGTGCAAAATTTTCTCTCCGCTTCAACCGGTATTGCGGTAGCCGTAGCTTTTATGCGAGGTATTATCTCTAAAGAGAGCGAGTCTATCGGCAATTTCTGGGCGGATATGGTGCGCGTAACACTCTATGTTTTACTCCCGCTCTCTTTGGTGTATGCGCTCTTTTTGATATCACAAGGTGTCATTCAAAACTTCGCTCCTTATGTCAGCGCAGTGACATTAGAAGGGGCACATCAGAGCATTCCGATGGGGCCTGTGGCTTCACAAGAGGCGATTAAGATGTTAGGAACGAATGGTGGAGGTTTCTTCAATGCAAACTCCGCGCATCCTTTTGAAAACCCGACCCCACTTTCTAACTTTGTGCAGGTTTTTTCCATCCTCTTCTTGCCCATTTCATTGCTTTTTGTCTATGGAAAAATGAGCCAAAAAAGCGGTGAGGGACGTTCTATCCTGATCGCGATGGTTGTCCTTTTTGTGTTGATGTTAGGTTCTCATTATGTGTCTGAAAAATTTGGCAATCCTGAAATTTCAGGCATTGTAGGGGAGAGTGCGATGGAAGGCAAAGAGGTGCGTTTTGGCATTGCCTCAACCTCACTTTTTTCAGTAGCTACAACGGCAGCATCGTGCGGTGCGGTCAATGGTATGCACGATAGTCTCACTCCGCTTGCAGGTATGGTGACTATGGTGCAGATGATGCTCGGTGAGATCGTCATCGGCGGTGTGGGCGCAGGGTTTTACGGCATGATGGCGTATGTCATTTTAAGTGTGTTTATCGCAGGACTGATGATAGGCCGTACACCTGAGTACATGGGCAAAAAGATTGAAGCCAAAGAGATGACTTATACCGTCATAGCTGTATTGCTTCCAGGCTTATGCATCCTTCTTTTTACGGGCTTATCACTTTTAATCCCCGATGCCACCAGCTCCATCTCCAACCCTGGACCGCATGGGCTTTCTCAAGTTCTTTATGCCTTTAGTTCGGCGAGTGCAAACAATGGCAGTGCTTTTGCAGGACTCAGTGGCAATACACTTTACTATAACTACGCACTTGCCTTGTGTATGTTTGTGGGACGTTTTGGTGTGATTATCCCCATGTTAGCGATTGCGGGAAGCTTGGCACGAAAGAAAGTCGTTCCCTTTGGTAAAGGCACACTCAATACCCAAAGTGCGCTTTTCATCACCCTTTTGGTGGCAACCATTGTGTTAACGGGAGCGCTCACGTTTTTCCCTTCACTGGCACTTGGCCCTGTGATTGAGCATTTGATGATGCTTGAACACATCTCTTTTTAA
- the nspC gene encoding carboxynorspermidine decarboxylase, giving the protein MLKISRIETILHEIKTPVYVCEEQLLEQNLTLLEEVAKRSGATVLLALKGFAFKALAPLVDRYLSGCTCSGLHEAKFAKEYFKGTIHTYSPAYKEEDIDEVIALSDHLIFNSFNQWEKYKVKAIGKTSCGLRLNPEVSSSPVDLYNPCGLYSRLGITKENMQYDKLEGIEGLHFHALCEQDASALEAVLKGFEERFGDLIPRMKWVNFGGGHHITREGYDVEKLISLIKDFRAKYNNIKVYLEPGEAVGWQTGPLVASVLDIVHNGMDIAILDISAEAHMPDTLAMPYRAAIRGAGEVGEKPYVYRLGGPTCLAGDIMGDYSFDVPLKIGDKLIFEDMIHYTIVKNTTFNGVKLPDLAVLHKDGRYEVTSQFGYDEYKRRN; this is encoded by the coding sequence ATGTTAAAAATAAGTCGTATCGAAACTATTTTACATGAGATTAAAACACCGGTGTATGTGTGTGAAGAGCAGTTATTAGAGCAAAACTTGACTCTTTTAGAAGAGGTTGCCAAACGTTCAGGTGCTACCGTTTTACTCGCTCTTAAAGGCTTTGCATTTAAAGCACTTGCTCCTTTGGTCGATCGCTATTTGAGTGGCTGTACTTGCAGTGGACTTCACGAAGCTAAATTTGCGAAGGAGTATTTTAAAGGTACGATTCATACCTATTCACCTGCCTATAAAGAAGAAGATATCGATGAAGTGATTGCTTTAAGTGATCATCTTATTTTTAACTCGTTCAATCAATGGGAAAAATACAAAGTAAAAGCGATTGGCAAAACAAGTTGTGGCTTGCGTCTTAACCCTGAAGTCTCTTCCAGCCCTGTCGATCTTTACAACCCTTGTGGTCTTTACAGTCGCTTGGGCATCACCAAAGAAAATATGCAGTATGACAAACTTGAAGGCATTGAAGGGCTTCATTTTCACGCCCTTTGCGAACAAGATGCATCTGCACTTGAAGCGGTTTTGAAAGGGTTTGAGGAACGATTTGGTGATTTGATTCCTCGTATGAAATGGGTCAATTTTGGAGGAGGGCATCACATCACGCGTGAGGGCTATGATGTGGAAAAACTCATCTCCCTTATCAAGGATTTTAGAGCCAAATACAATAATATCAAAGTCTATTTAGAACCGGGTGAAGCCGTGGGCTGGCAAACAGGCCCTTTGGTGGCAAGTGTGCTTGACATCGTTCACAACGGCATGGACATCGCCATTCTCGACATCTCCGCAGAAGCGCATATGCCAGACACGCTTGCGATGCCTTATCGTGCCGCGATTCGAGGTGCAGGTGAAGTAGGTGAAAAACCTTATGTATACCGCCTTGGAGGGCCGACGTGCTTAGCCGGCGACATCATGGGGGACTACAGTTTTGACGTGCCACTGAAGATTGGTGATAAGCTCATCTTTGAAGATATGATCCATTACACGATTGTTAAAAACACCACCTTTAATGGCGTAAAACTACCTGATTTAGCCGTGCTTCACAAAGATGGACGCTACGAAGTGACGAGCCAGTTTGGGTATGATGAGTATAAAAGACGTAATTAG